The uncultured Mailhella sp. genome segment CGCGAAGTGCAGCCCGGCGAAATGATCGTCGTGGAGCCCGGCGCGCTGGAATACCGCAGCGTGCGCCTGCGCGACGACGACATTCCCGTTCGCCAGTGCATCTTTGAACTCGTCTATTTCGCGCGCCCCGACTCCCGCCTCTTCGGCGAAGACGCCTATCAGTGCCGCAAGTGCATGGGCCGCAACCTCATCCGCGAATCCATGGCCGACGCCGAATGCGTCATTCCCTTCCCGGACTCGGGCATCTACGCCTCCCTCGGCGTGGCGCAGGAAGCCGGCGTGCCCTACGAACACGCCCTCATCCGCAACCACTACGTGGGCCGCACCTTCATTCAGCCCTCCCAGAGCATGCGGCAGTTCAGCGTGCGCGTGAAGATCAATCCCGTGCGCTCCATGATCGAGAACAGAAGCCTCTACGTGGTGGACGACTCCATCGTGCGCGGCACCACCATCCGCACCCGCGTGGCCAAGCTGCGCGAGCTCGGCGCCAAGGCCGTGCATTTTCGCGTGAGCAGCCCGCCCATCAAGTACCCCTGCTTCTACGGCATCGACTTCCCCTCGCCCAACGATCTCATCGCCACCAAGTACACCCCGGACCAGATCGCGGAAATGCTGGGTCTCGATTCCCTGCACTATCTCTCGCTTGAAGGTCTGCTCGCTTCCGTGTCGCATCCCGAGCAGTACTGCACGGCCTGCTTCACCGGCAACTATCCCACCGCCCTGCCCGAAGTACAGGACAAAATGGCCCTCGAATACCATCGCAAGGGCGACGTGCGCTTCCAGGGCTGAGACATCCCATGATGGAGCGTCCCGCCCCTTCCGCCATTCCCGCGACTCCCGGCGTCTATATTTACAAGGACGCCGGGGGCCGCATCATTTATGTGGGCAAGGCCCGCAATCTGCGCAGGCGCGTGCTCTCCTACTTCCGCCCCGCCGATCAGCTCACGGCCAAGACCGCAGCCATGATCGGCCGCGCGGCGGGCATCGAATTTCTCACCACCACCACGGAAAAAGAGGCCCTTCTGCTCGAAGCCAGCCTCATCAAGAAGCATCGCCCGCACTACAACATCTGCCTGCGCGACGACAAGCAGTACGTCATGTTCCGGCTCTCGGAAAAGGATCCCTTTCCGCGGCTGGAAATCGTGCGGCGCATGAAGCGGCGCGACGGCGCGCGCTATTTCGGCCCGTTCACCTCGGGACTCGCCGCCAGAGAAACCTGGAAGACCATTCATCGCATCTTTCCCCTGCGCCGCTGTTCCGACAGGGCCATGAAGAACAGGGAAACGCCCTGTCTCTACCATCACATCCATCTGTGCGCGGCTCCCTGCACCGGAGAAATTTCCGCCGAAGCCTACGCCGACATGACCCGCCGCGTGACGCTGCTGCTCTCCGGCAAGTCCACGGAACTCGTCGACATGCTGCGCAGCGCCATGGAAAAGGCCTCCGACGATCTGGACTTTGAACGCGCGGCCTCCCTGCGCGATCAGATACGCGCCATCGAAAAGACCATCGAAAAGCAGGCCATCGTGCTCCAGAGCGGCGGCGACATGGACGTGCTCGGTCTGGTGAGCCTGCCCGACGGCCTGGCGCTCGGCATCGTGTTCGTGCGGCACGGCCTCGTGCAGGACCGCAGCGCCTTCTTCTGGCCGGGCCTCGGTCTGGAAGACGCCTCGGAACTTCTGTGGAGCTTTCTTGTGCAGTTCTATCAGGCCGGGCGCTCCATTCCTCCGCGCATCATTCTGCCGTATCTGCCGTGGGAGGAAGGCCCGTCGGGTTCGGCTCTCACCGTGGATTCCCAGAGCGCGCTTGTGGCTCCCCACGCCTCGGCGAACATGGGCTCTCCATTTCTTGCAGGCGGCGGGGTCACGCCCTGCTTCTGCGGCGAAGACACGCTCGCCGCGCCCGCGCAGAACGAGGCCGAGCCGAAGCGCGCGCCCGGCCTCATTGAACAGGCCGCCGCCCTGCTTGCGGAACAGGACAGAGAAAACGCCGCGCCCGTGCCCGACGAAGACGAGGAAAACGGCCGCCAGACCATGGAAGACGTCCTCGCCGAACTTCGCGGCGGCCCGGTGCGTCTTGCCGTGCCGAGGAACGAAGAGGAACGGCATCTTCTGGACATGGCCCGCAGCAACGCGCGCGAATCCGCCAAAAACCGCAAGGACGACTCCCTGGCGGACAAGCTCGCCGCGGCCTTCCGCTTCGACAGGCCCGTCGTGCGCGTGGAATGCGCCGACGTGTCCCACACCGGCGGCGAAGCCACCAAGGTGGGCGCGGTCGTGTACGAAGACGGGCGTCCGCTCAAGGACGACTACCGGGTATGGAACATCGAGGGAGCCGGAGGCGACGACTACGCCGCGCTCTCCATGTGGGCGAAAAAGCGTCTGGAACACGGCGAGCCCTGGCCCGATCTTCTGCTCATCGACGGCGGACGCGGGCAGCTGGCCGCCGTGTACAAGATTCTCAGCGACGAGCTTGCGGAAGAGGACGGCCGTCTGCCCTTCCTGCTGGCAGGCATCGCCAAGGCCAGGGACGAACGCGGTCACGCCGACCGCCGCGCGGGCAACGTGGCCGACCGCATCTTCGTGCCCGGCCGCAGCAATCCCCTGCAGCTCCGGGAAGGCTGCCCCGAACTGCTCTTTCTCCAGGTGGTGCGCGACGCGGCGCACGACTTTTCCATCGGGCGGCATCGGCAGGCCCGCGCCCGGCAGGCCTTCAGCGGCGAGCTTCAGCAGCTGCCCGGCATCGGCAGGGAAACGGCGCGCCTGCTGTGGGAGCACTTCGATTCCGTGGCCGACATGAAGGCCGCCACCGAAGCCAGACTCATGGAACTGCCCGGCATAGGGAAAAAGAAGGCCGAAGCCATCCGAAGCGCGCTGCAAAAGCTGTAGATCCGGGGGAACATCGCGCCCGGGCCTCCTTTCTCCGACGCCGCTCCGGCAAACGACGCGCCGGACTCTTCGCTGCATCCCCTCCCCCCCCTCGACTCCCCCCTGCCTCCGGCAGCGCAGACAAGACGCTTTTGCCGCGCGCATGACGCCCGGTCGCCCCTGCGCACTGCATCGCAGAAAGCGCGGCCGGCCCAGACTCCGATAAAACGGCAGACCCCACGGCCCGAACCGGAAACACGGCGCGCCACGCCCTGCGCGATCGCCGCGCGCCTGCGCAGGCATCTCTGCTCCGGCGCTCTTCCGCACAAAAAACGCCGCCCCTGTTGACAGAACGGCGCTATCTTTCTAGAGCTGAGCATGAGTCGCGCTTCGATGCGCCGCATCCTCTCCGGCGCGCCGCCGCTTTCCGATCCCCTTCCCGCGGAACGCCGGCCGCGGTTTTCAACGTCCGACACGGAGGCCCCATGGGATTTCTGCTCGCTCTTATTTCTTCCGCCGCCTTCGGTCTCATTCCGCTCTTCAGCCTGCCCCTTTTGCGCGACGGCATGTCGGCCGAATGCGTGCTCTTCTACCGCTTCCTCTTCGGCGCGCTGGCGCTTTTCCCCATTCCCGTGCTCCGGCACGCCCGCCTCGCCGCCCCGCCGCGCGAACTTGCTCGTCTGGCCGTGTTCAGCATCATGTACGCCCTCGCCGCCCTGCTCATGTTCCAGGGCTTTCACTACCTGCCGAGCGGCGTGGCTTCCACGCTCCAGTTTCTCTATCCGCTCATGGTCATGATCATCATGATCCTCTTCTTTCACGAAAAGCCTTCCCTCATCACGGCGTGTTCCGTGCTGCTCGCCATTCTCGGCGTCTTTCTCCTGAGCGGCGGCGAAGGCGAAGGCTCCGTCAGTCCCAAGGGCATCGTTCTGCTCCTCGTTTCCGCGCTGTGCAACGCCGTGTACATCTGCGGCCTGCACGTTGCCCGCATCCGCAGCATTTCAGGCCTCAGCATCACCTTCTGGGTGCTCTTCTTCGGCATGCTGGCCTCCCTCGCCAACGCGCTGGCTTCCGGCACCTTCCAGTGGCTGCATTCCTGGCAGGAACTCTGCCTCGCCGTGCTCCTCGCCGTGGTCACCGCGGCCATTTCCAACCTCACACTCGTGCTAGCCATACAGCGCATCGGCTCCACCATGGCGTCCATACTCGGCGTCATGGAGCCGCTCACCGCCGTCACCGTGGGCATCTTCGTCTTCGACGAACCCGCCACTCCGGGCGTGTTCGCCGGCGTGGCCGTCATCTGCGTTGCGGTGCTTCTCGTCATGGCAGGCCCGCAGCTTCTCGCACGTCTGCGTCCCGGACGCGCCTGACTCCCGCTTTCCCCGGCGGTTCAGCGTCACAGCAATATCCCGCCCCGGCCTTTCTTTCCAAATCTTGCAAAAGGCGAGCCGCATCCTCCCCTTTCTGCAACATAACGCCCCAAAGCGCGTCCGGCGGCCCCTTTTTTCGTCCGTTGCGAGCGCCATCGGCAGACAACGAACGCGCCTTTCCGCTCCTGAACCGCACAGCAAACGCCCTCCGAACGGCGTCAGGAGCATGCAACGTCATGCAAAAGCCCTGCGGCGCAATGCATCACAGCCTTCTGCACCTTCATCGGCAAGAACGCCGTCATCTTTCCTGACGGCAATATTTCGCGAAACAGTTTGAAACGTGACAAAAAACAATGCGTTCCCTATACACTGAACTTGTGGACCACATGCCGACAACAACTTCTCTTCACATTCTCTTCAAAAGGAACACATCATGACCAGAAAGACCATCGCCGCTTCTCTCGCCGCCGTTATCTTTGCCGCCAGCCTTCCCGCCGCCGCCATGGCCCGTCCCGACTTCCACGGAAGATACCGCGACTGCCCGGCCCTCGCCGACTGTCCGGCCCAGACCCAGCTCACCGCCGATCAGAAGGCCCAGCTCGACAAATTCCATGAAGAACACTACAAGGCCGTCACTCCCCTGCGCGACAGCCTCAGAGAAAAATACATGACCCTGAATGCCCTGTCCGGCAATCCCAACGCCAGCCCCGACGAAATCCGTCAGCTCACGGCCGACATCACCAAGCTCAGAACGCAGATCCGCACCGTGAACGACGACTTCTCCGCCAAGCTCGTCAAGGCCGGACTCCCCTGCCCGCGCAACGGCATGGGCTACGGTCGTCACGACGGCTACGGCATGGGCTACGGACACCGCGGTTACGGTCACGACGGCTACGGTCACGGCATGGGTCGCGGCGACTGCCTGCGCTAGCCCCGTGCGGGGAATCCGCCTCCTCCTCGCGGATCGCCTTCCCCGCCGTTTCCCTGCATCAACGCCGCACTCCTGAGAAAAAAGGCCGACGGACATTCCCCCTGTCCGTCGGCCTTTCCTTTAAATGAATATCCGCGCTGCGGCACTCTTCATCCGCAAAAATTTTTTCTCCCACGACAAAACGCCGCCCCGAAGCCTTTCCGGCGCGCGTCCGAAAAACACGCTGCGGGCCCTGATTGAGGCACGTCAACCGTTCCGACGCTGTTCCTTGAGCGCGTTCAGGCCGCCCAGCGCGTAACGGGTCATGCTCTCCACCACGCTCTCCGGCGTCTCCATGAAGCGCGGCAGCAAAATCGACTGTATCTTTTCGGGAAAAAGCACAAGAAACATGCACGGAAAAAGCAGCATGGCCGAAGCGTGCCCGGCCTGTTCCGAACCGGGCTCAAAGCCCGTGATCTCGCACACGAGGCTGCGCACCACACTCAGCCTGGGCAGCACGCTCTCCACCAGAGGCGCAGGCAGATGCGACGACGGCGAAGCCACCTCGCGCAAAAGCACGGGAAGCCCCCAAAGTTCTGGAGCCTTCAGCGCGGCACGCACAAAAAGTTCAAGAAAGGCGCGCAGCTTGGCTTCCGAATCGGCGCCGGAATCCATGACGGCGTTGAGCTCCTCCAGACTGACGAGCTGCCGATGCGCTTCCACCAGCACCTCTTCGTACAGCGCTTCCTTGCCGCCGAAATAGTAATTGACCGCCGCGCCGTTGACCCCGGCCCTTTGGCAGATTTCCCGGGTGGTCGCCCTGGCGTAGCCGAGCTCGGCAAACACGCGCCCCGCAGCCTCAAGCACCACCCCCCGGGTGGAAAGACCGTCTCTGCGCGGCGCGCTCCGCCTGCGCGGAACGTATGCGTATGCCTGCTCATGTTCCATGAAAAAACGGTACGGCAAAATATTTCAAACGTCAAATTCAAACATGAAATTGAACTTTATATTTGACTTTTTCACGCAAGGTTTCTACCCTGAAAACAGAGAAAACTTTCCTGCCCTGAACACGAAAGAGGGCTGAAATGAAAAAGATTATCCTCATTCTTGCCGCGATGGCGATCCTTGTCGGCGGCTGGCTGTTCTGGCGTTTTTTGCCCTCCGACGAATCGCCGGACACGCTGAAGCTCTACGGCAATGTGGACATCCGTCAGGTGTCGCTGGCCTTTGAACAGGGCGGACGCGTCACGGAACTTTTTGCCGAGGAAGGCGACCGCGTGACGCGCGGTCAGCTGCTCGCCCGGGTGGACGTCACCGGCCTGAAGCTCGAAGCGGACAAGCTGCGCGCGGACATTGCGGCTCAGGAACAGAATCTGCTCAAGATGAAGAACGGCAACCGGCCGGAGGAAATCGCCCGGGCGGAAGCCGCGCTGCGCACGGCCGAGGCGTCTCTTGAACAGGCAAAGCGCAACGACGCGCGCATGGCCAGCCTGCGCCGCGGCAATTCCGTGAGCGCACAGGAGCGGGAAAACGCACAGACCTCGCTTCGCGTGGCGCAGGGGCAGCGCGACGAGGCGGCCCACGCCCTCGCGCTTCTGCGCGAGGGCTACCGCGACGAAGACATCGCCATGGCTGCGGCGCAGCTCTCCTCCGCCCGAGCGGCGCTCGCCGTCATGCAGCACAACATCGAACTCGGCGAGCTCTTCTCGCCCACGGAGGCGGTGGTCAGCTCCCGCCTGCTGGAGCCCGGCGACATGGCCTCTTCGGCCACGCCCGTATTTCTGCTTTCCCTCACCTCGCCCAAGTGGGTGCGCGCCTACGTGACGGAGCCGCAGCTCGGCCGCATCCGTCAGGGCATGAAGGCCGACATCCTCACCGACTCCTTCCCCGAAGCCGTGCCCGGTCGGGTGGGCTACATTTCGCCCACGGCGGAATTCACGCCTAAAAGCGTGCAGACCGAAGACCTGCGCACCTCGCTGCTCTACGAAGTGCGCATCGTGGCCGACGATGCCGGCGACCGTCTTCGTCTCGGCATGCCCGTGAGCGTTGTCGTTCATGAAGACGCGGCGGGAGTCCGCCATGACGACTGACGACGGAACACGCCTTTCTCAGCGCACGCCCGGCGACGGAATCGTGGTCAGCGCCCGCGCGCTCGGCAAGACGTTTGCGGGAAAGAACGCGACCGTCACCGCGCTTGCCTCGCTCGATCTGGACGTGCCCGCCGGAGCCATGACGGCCTTCGTGGGGCCGGACGGTGCGGGCAAGACCACCTTTCTGCGCATGATATGCGGCCTGCTTGCGCCTTCGAGCGGCACTCTCGCCGTGCTCGGTCGCGACGCCGCAAGGCAGAGTGCGGACATTCAGAGCCGCATCAGCTACATGCCGCAGAAGTTCGGTCTGTACGAAGACCTGAGCGTGATGGAAAACCTGAATCTCTACGCCGACCTGCACGGCGTGTCCGCCGAGACGCGGAAAACGCGCTTTTGCCGCCTGCTGGACATGACCGATCTTGCCCGCTTCACGGCGCGTCCCGCGGGCAAGCTCTCCGGCGGCATGAAGCAGAAGCTGGCCCTGGCCTGCACGCTGGTGCGCTCGCCGGAGCTGCTGCTGCTCGACGAACCTTCCGTGGGCGTGGATCCGCTTTCCCGGCGGGAGCTGTGGGCCATCATTGCCGGCATGGTGAAGGAGGAGAGGCTCTCCGTCATCGTGAGCACGGCCTACATGGACGAGGCCGAGCGCTGCGATCACGTGGTGGTTCTGCACGAAGGCAGGCTGCTGGCTCAGGGCACGCCGGAAGAACTGCGCCGACTGACCGCCGGGCTCTGCTTCGCCTCCGACGTTCCGCACGGCGTGAAGGCGCGCCGACTTCAGGCCTGGCTGCTCGATCAGCCCTCGCTCGTCATGGACGCCGTGCCCGAAGGCAGCCGCGTGCGCTTCGTGCTCTCGCCCGAATGCGGCAAAAACGGCATTCCGGAAGCGCTGCTTGCCCCTTCCGAAGGCGTGCTTCGCCTTCGGCCCGAAGACTGCCGCCCCGTCGCTCCCCGCCTCGAAGACAGCTTCATGTTTCTTCTCCGGCACAGGGACAACCCCGCGCCCGACGCTTCTTCCGACGCTGCCGTCGGCACAGGCTCCGGAACACCTGAACCGGATGCCGGAGCAGACCGACAGGGCGTCGGGTCAACGTCGCTCTCTTCCGGGGCAACGGCTTCCCCCGTCGACGCCTCTTCGCCGAACACTCCGGCAGGCGACGACGAACCCGTCATTGAAGTGCGCGACCTGGTGCGCAAATTCGGCGACTTCACCGCCGTGGCCAGCACGTCCTTTTCCGTGCGGCGCGGGGAGGTGTTCGGCCTGCTCGGGCCCAACGGCGCGGGCAAAACCACCACCTTCCGCATGCTCTGCGGTCTGCTGCCCGCCACCAGCGGCTATCTGCGCGTGGCCGGAGAAAATCTGCGCAAAGCCGCCGCGCACGCCCGCACCCGCGTGGGCTACGTTTCCCAGAAATTTTCCCTGTACGGCAATCTTTCCGTGCTGGAAAACCTGCGCTTCTTCGGCGGCGTGTACGGGCTCGGCCCCTTTGCCCTGCGCAGGCGCATCCGCGAAGTGCTGGAAGAATTCGACCTTGCCGGGCACGAACACGATTTGAGCGGCGCCATGCCGGGCGGCTTCAAGCAGCGTCTTTCCATGGCCGTGGGCATGCTGCACAAGCCGGAAATCCTTTTTCTTGACGAACCCACGAGCGGCATTGATCCGCTGGCACGCCGCGTGTTCTGGCGGCGCATCACCACGCTGTCGGACGAAGGCACCACCATCATCATCACCACGCACTTCATGGAGGAAGCCGAATACTGCGACCGCATGCTCATTCAGGACGCCGGACGGGTGCTCGCCCTCGGCACGCCGGACGAAGTGCGCGCGCAGGGCGGCAACTCCCCCACCATGGAAGAAGCCTTCATTCACATCGTGGAGCGCTCGCGGGCCGAACGCGCCGCAAAGGAGGGCTCATGAACGGATTCCTCCGCCGCCTGAAGGCGCTTACCATCAAGGAAATCAGGCAGATATCCAGAGATCCGAGCAGCATCATGATAGGCATCGCGCTGCCCATCATCCTGATTCTGATTTTCGGCTACGGCCTTTCTCTGGACGTGAAGAACGCGCCCGTGGCCGTGGTCATGGAAAAATCCACGCCGCTTGCGCGCGACGTGCTCGCCGGACTCAACGGCTCGGCCTATTTTTCGCCCCGCTACGCCGCCTCCATGCACGAGGCGGAAGTCATGCTCAAAAAACGCGAGGTGGACGCCATCATACGCACCGGCAGCGACTTCGACAGCCGCTTCGCCCGGGGGGACGCCGAGGTGCAGCTCATTCTGCACGGCGTGGATTCCACCACGGCCACGCTCATCGGTCAGTACGTCTCCGCGCTGCTCTCCCTGCACACGCAGATGAGTCTCGACCGGCAGGGAAAAAGCGCCCCGCAGCTTGCGGGCGTCGCCTCGGTGCAGAGCCGCATGTGGTTCAACGAGGCCGCCGACAGCACCTGGTACCTGGTGCCGGGGCTCATCGTCATCATCATGACTCTGGTGGGCGCGTTTCTCACGGCGCTCATCATGGCCAGAGAATGGGAACGCGGCACGCTGGAAGCCCTGTTCGTCTCGCCCGTGGGCCGCGCGGAAATTCTGCTCTCCAAGATCATTCCCTACTTCCTGCTCGGCATGGCCGGACTTCTGCTCTGCCTTGCGGCCGCGCGCTGGCTGTTTTCCGTGCCCATGCGCGGAAGCATGATCCTGTTTCTGCTCTGCTCCTCGCTGTATCTCATCGTGGCGCTCGGCATGGGACTGGCCATCTCCTCCGTGACGCGCAGTCAGTTTCTTTCCTGTCAGATTGCGCTCGTGGTGAGCTTTCTGCCCGCCATCATTCTTTCGGGCTTTCTCTTCGATCTGCGCAGCGTGCCCCTCGTGGCCCGCGTGGTGGGCAATATTCTGCCCGCCACCTACTACATGGAAATTCTGAAAACCCTGTTCCTCGCCGGAAACAACGCCTCCATTCTCCTGCGCGACTGTGCGGCCCTGCTCTTCTACGCCGTGCTCTTCATGGGAGTCGCCGTGCGCTTCACCCGCAAAAATCTGGACTAGCCATGCGCTTTCTTCTCCTGCTCCGAAGACTCCGCAGCCTCTGCATCAAAGAGCTGCTCATCATTCTCAAGGATCCGGCCAACCGGCTGGTGCTCATCGTGCCCGTGGTCATCCAGTCGTTCATCTTCGGCTACGCGGCCACCTACGACCTCAACTTCGTGCCCTACGTCGTGTGCGATCAGAGCCGCTCCCCCCTCTCCCGCGACCTCATCGCCCGCCTCGACGGTTCGGAAAAATTCTCCCGTCAGGCCACGCTCGACAGCACGGCCGAGGCCGAAAAATGGATCTACGACGGCAAGGCGCTGCTCGCCGTGCAGATAGGCAGCGACTTTGCCGACAAACTTCTCTCCGGCCAGAGTGCCGACATTCAGGTCATTCTCGACGGCCGCAATTCCACCACGGCCTCCATCGCGCAGGGCTACCTTGCCCAGATTGTGGAAGGCTGGAACGCCGCCCGCGGCATCAAATCCCCCGTGTCCATCGTCATGCGGGCATGGTTCAATCCGCAGCTCGAAACGCGCTGGAACATCATGCCCGGCATGCTGGCCTCGCTGAGCATCATTCAGATCATGCTGCTCGCCGCCCTTTCCGTGGCCAGAGAACGGGAACAGGGAACCTTCGATCAAATGCTGGTCACGCCGCTTTCGCCGTGGGAAATCCTCATCGGCAAGGCCATTCCGCCCATCGTGGTGGGACTCGCCCAGGCCGCGTTCATCCTCGTTATCTGCGTGCTCTGGTTTCACATTCCCTTTGCGGGAAGCTACGTCGATCTCTTTGTCGCCCTCGGCGTGTTCACCCTGAGCTGCGCCGGACTCGGTCTGTGCGTGTCCGCCATTTCCCTGAGCATGCAGCAGGCGCTCGTGTACTGCTTCGTCACGCTCCTGCCCATGATCCTGCTCTCCGGTCTGGCCACTCCCGTGAGCGCCATGCCAAAAGCCCTGCAGATCGCCACCTGCGCCAATCCGCTGCGCTTCGCCCTCGTGTGCGTGCGGAGCATCTATCTCGAAGGCTCCACGCTGGCCGACGTTGCGCAAAACTTCGTGCCCATGCTGGCCGTGGCCGCCGTCACGCTTCCGCTCGCGGGCTGGCTGTTCCGAAACCGGCTGAGCTGAGGCAAAAAAACAGAGTCCGCAAACGCTGAGACGGAAAAAGCGATCGCTCTCCAAAATGCCCGGAGCATGAAAAAGCGCGGCCGAAACGACCGCGCTCCATACTCGTGTGCAGCTCCACACATGCGTAATTCCGCTCAGCAAGCCCGGCCTGCTCTGTCCTTCAGACATCCGGTTCGTGCGCCCCTGAAAGTTACGGCCTGTTTGTGAACGTTTTCCCTCACGAACAGCGCTTCTGCGCTTCACGGCGCAACATCAGGGCCGAGCCTGCGGCCGCAGATCAGCGCTGCATGAGAGCGGCCATGTGATTGCAGGGGCCGTGCCCCTTGCCCGGCGCAAAGCTGTGACGAAGCGCCAGATTCAGAAACTCCTGCGCCTTTGTGACCGCCACTCGCAGCGGCATGCCGAGTGCGAGCTGCGCGGCAATGCCTGCGGAAAGCGTGCAGCCCGTGCCGTGACTGTTCTGCGTGTCCACATGCGGCTGACGAAGGGCCACGGGCTCGCACCCCTTTTCCAGCAGCCAGTCGGTCACGAAAACAGGATTGCCCTCGCAGTGACCGCCCTTCATGAGCACGGCCCGTGCGCCGCTCTTCAAAAGCCGCTCGCCCGCCTCAATGATGTCGTCCTCGGTTTTTATCGTCATGCAGGAAAAGAGTTCGGCCTCTGGACGGTTGGGCGTAAAGAGATCCGCTCGCGGCATGAGTCGCTCGCGCAGCGTAGCTATGCCCTCATCTTCCATGAGCTTGTGACCGCTCGTACTTACGCACACGGGATCCACCACCAGCGGAAAGGTCTGCGCGTCCAGAATGTCGGCCACCGCGTTGATGATGCCGGAATTGAACATCATCCCCGTCTTGGCCGCGTTCACGGGAAAGCCCTCCAGC includes the following:
- a CDS encoding ABC transporter permease, yielding MRFLLLLRRLRSLCIKELLIILKDPANRLVLIVPVVIQSFIFGYAATYDLNFVPYVVCDQSRSPLSRDLIARLDGSEKFSRQATLDSTAEAEKWIYDGKALLAVQIGSDFADKLLSGQSADIQVILDGRNSTTASIAQGYLAQIVEGWNAARGIKSPVSIVMRAWFNPQLETRWNIMPGMLASLSIIQIMLLAALSVAREREQGTFDQMLVTPLSPWEILIGKAIPPIVVGLAQAAFILVICVLWFHIPFAGSYVDLFVALGVFTLSCAGLGLCVSAISLSMQQALVYCFVTLLPMILLSGLATPVSAMPKALQIATCANPLRFALVCVRSIYLEGSTLADVAQNFVPMLAVAAVTLPLAGWLFRNRLS
- the thiD gene encoding bifunctional hydroxymethylpyrimidine kinase/phosphomethylpyrimidine kinase, producing the protein MQKIPNVLTIAGSDSGGGAGIQADLKTMTMMRTFGMSVITALTAQNGLGVTGIHAPEPEFVALQLNTVLEGFPVNAAKTGMMFNSGIINAVADILDAQTFPLVVDPVCVSTSGHKLMEDEGIATLRERLMPRADLFTPNRPEAELFSCMTIKTEDDIIEAGERLLKSGARAVLMKGGHCEGNPVFVTDWLLEKGCEPVALRQPHVDTQNSHGTGCTLSAGIAAQLALGMPLRVAVTKAQEFLNLALRHSFAPGKGHGPCNHMAALMQR